The proteins below are encoded in one region of Metabacillus dongyingensis:
- a CDS encoding peptide MFS transporter, with protein MSSIDKDKIVQSVPQKGFFGHPKGLFTLFFTEFWERFSYYGMRAILLYYMYYSMKDGGLGLDQTTALSIMSIYGSLVYMSGIIGGWISDRLLGNTRTVFYGGVLIMLGHIILAFPGSIAAFFVSMFFIVIGTGLLKPNISNIVGDLYSKDDNRRDSGFSIFYMGINLGGLLAPIIVGTVGQKYNFHLGFGFAAIGMALGLIVFLLTKKKNLGLAGSAVPNPLTPSERNKVFGRLAIGIAVIGILGAISISTGYLTIERFTFLISILGILIPTVYFIVMYRSPKSTDVERSRLIAYIPLFIAAMVFWAIQEQGATILGAYADTRTQLKFGGFEIPSSLFQSLNPLFVVFLAPVFAWLWIKLGNRQPSTSKKFAFGLFFAGLSFLIMIIPAYVNGTDSLANPIWLILSFFLVVLGELCLSPVGLSTTTKLAPAAFSAQTMSLWFLTSASAQAINAQIVKFYKPETEILYFGIIGGIAVLLGFLMLILSPKIQSYMKGVR; from the coding sequence ATGTCATCGATTGATAAAGACAAAATTGTACAAAGTGTACCGCAAAAAGGTTTTTTCGGTCATCCTAAAGGATTGTTCACGCTATTCTTCACAGAATTTTGGGAGCGCTTTTCTTATTATGGGATGAGAGCTATTCTTCTGTATTATATGTATTATTCCATGAAAGATGGCGGACTTGGACTTGATCAGACTACTGCTCTTTCCATTATGTCCATCTACGGATCTCTTGTTTATATGTCCGGAATCATCGGAGGCTGGATATCCGACAGGTTACTTGGAAATACACGTACCGTTTTTTATGGCGGAGTCCTTATTATGCTTGGTCATATTATTCTTGCTTTCCCTGGAAGCATTGCTGCATTTTTCGTGTCAATGTTCTTCATTGTAATCGGTACCGGGTTGCTTAAACCGAATATTTCGAATATTGTGGGTGATCTATACAGCAAAGATGATAATCGCCGCGATTCAGGATTCAGCATTTTCTACATGGGAATCAACTTAGGCGGTCTGCTGGCTCCAATTATTGTTGGTACTGTAGGTCAAAAATACAATTTCCACTTAGGTTTTGGATTTGCTGCAATTGGTATGGCCTTAGGATTAATCGTCTTCTTGCTGACTAAAAAGAAAAATCTTGGATTGGCTGGATCAGCAGTTCCAAACCCGCTTACTCCTTCTGAAAGAAATAAAGTTTTCGGAAGATTGGCTATTGGTATAGCTGTTATCGGAATTTTAGGAGCTATATCCATTTCAACCGGCTATCTGACGATAGAAAGATTTACTTTCTTAATCAGTATTTTAGGTATATTAATTCCAACGGTTTACTTCATTGTGATGTACCGCAGTCCTAAGTCAACAGATGTTGAACGCTCTCGCCTTATTGCTTATATTCCACTGTTCATCGCGGCAATGGTTTTCTGGGCGATACAGGAACAAGGAGCTACGATTCTTGGAGCATACGCTGATACTCGAACACAATTAAAATTTGGCGGTTTTGAAATTCCATCATCATTATTTCAATCGTTAAATCCATTATTCGTTGTCTTCTTGGCGCCGGTGTTTGCATGGCTTTGGATTAAACTTGGCAATCGTCAGCCATCTACATCGAAAAAATTTGCATTTGGTTTGTTTTTTGCAGGTTTATCATTTTTGATCATGATAATTCCTGCTTACGTGAACGGAACAGATTCACTTGCTAACCCGATTTGGCTAATACTCAGCTTCTTCCTGGTTGTACTCGGAGAGCTTTGCCTGTCACCTGTTGGTTTATCTACAACAACAAAGCTTGCTCCGGCTGCATTCTCAGCACAGACAATGAGTCTTTGGTTCCTGACAAGTGCATCTGCTCAAGCTATTAACGCTCAAATTGTTAAATTCTATAAACCCGAAACTGAAATTCTCTATTTTGGTATCATTGGCGGTATAGCTGTACTTTTAGGATTTTTGATGCTAATTCTTTCTCCTAAAATTCAAAGCTACATGAAAGGTGTCCGCTAA
- a CDS encoding AAA domain-containing protein → MITTKTYIKEWQQALQIEIGYLKKYGSTKYRVANGHLLSAGFTYYFESSGSLKIPVGSSVKLEWDGVKHKGRVLSSEGQSIILSFERSFGDLIHEAFLFHDPWELLEELIARLDDMKKSKIKRARIKKLMDPSMPPKHPSEKGKSSVHELFIRSKYNPVTFVWGPPGTGKTYTLARTAANHYFKGKRVLILSHSNSAVDVLMKEIAVFIHKKEKFIEGELLRYGTGSADTAFPVPLTTSELLLQKDPALSKDRYQLLDERKLLKKDLSDSFSKRDSNQLLDLETRISRVLEKIRKQESEFVKEAFIVGTTLAKAASDSNIYEDEFDVVIVDETSMAYVPQAAFAASLGRRVILCGDFKQLPPIASSRHELVEKWLKEDIFIRSGVSDIKQDLHPQMLLLKEQRRMHPEISAFTNQYVYQNQVGDHESVKKSRNQLVIRTPFPNRASILLDASYTGEHCIKERTSHSKFNLWHLLLSFQSIHESYLSGVRSIGYVTPYRAQASLMQQLLGDLYEEELLNADILAATVHKFQGSERDVMIFDSVDSFPENRAGMLTAGKDSERLINVAITRTKGKFIHVSNTDFIRKNVYRSKALRQLVDHQEKNHQSVTHQHIGKWIQHHHPKLKWMHALKQEPLFEDICSAKRRIILSLPKSMSLEKDLTNVLKNAGHGITLSVISDSKPVFKCTWIQENLPFPFVIIDDQILWLGQPFEGANRVQPPYVAARLYSPKTVQHFLTQLSFS, encoded by the coding sequence TTGATTACAACGAAAACCTATATAAAAGAATGGCAGCAGGCCCTTCAAATTGAAATCGGCTATTTAAAGAAATATGGGAGCACGAAATACCGTGTTGCAAATGGACATCTATTATCAGCTGGGTTTACTTACTATTTTGAGAGCAGCGGCAGTCTGAAAATTCCCGTTGGATCCTCAGTCAAATTAGAATGGGACGGAGTAAAGCACAAAGGAAGAGTCCTCTCTTCAGAAGGACAAAGCATCATTCTATCTTTTGAAAGATCGTTTGGAGATCTCATTCATGAGGCTTTTCTTTTCCACGACCCGTGGGAACTGCTTGAGGAACTAATTGCAAGGCTTGATGACATGAAAAAAAGCAAGATTAAGAGGGCCAGAATCAAAAAGCTGATGGATCCCTCGATGCCTCCAAAACATCCGTCAGAGAAAGGGAAAAGCTCAGTCCATGAATTGTTTATAAGGTCAAAATACAATCCGGTCACTTTCGTTTGGGGACCTCCCGGCACGGGGAAAACCTATACTCTTGCAAGAACAGCAGCCAATCATTATTTTAAAGGAAAACGTGTGCTGATTCTGTCACACAGCAACAGTGCTGTGGATGTATTAATGAAGGAAATCGCAGTTTTTATTCATAAAAAGGAGAAATTTATTGAAGGGGAACTGCTGCGCTATGGTACTGGGAGCGCTGACACGGCCTTTCCTGTACCCCTTACAACAAGTGAACTCCTTCTGCAGAAAGACCCTGCATTATCAAAGGACAGATATCAGCTTCTCGATGAAAGAAAGCTCTTAAAAAAGGATTTATCGGATTCATTCAGCAAGCGGGATTCCAATCAGCTGCTTGATCTTGAAACAAGAATCAGCAGAGTCCTTGAGAAAATACGCAAGCAGGAATCTGAATTTGTAAAAGAAGCATTTATAGTTGGAACAACACTTGCTAAAGCAGCAAGTGATTCAAACATATATGAAGACGAATTTGACGTTGTTATTGTCGATGAGACAAGCATGGCTTACGTACCGCAGGCAGCGTTTGCTGCATCGCTTGGCCGGCGGGTGATTCTGTGCGGGGACTTTAAACAGCTGCCGCCTATTGCCTCTTCTCGTCATGAACTCGTTGAAAAATGGCTGAAAGAAGATATTTTCATCCGCTCAGGTGTTTCAGACATCAAACAAGATTTACATCCGCAAATGCTTCTCTTGAAAGAACAGCGAAGAATGCATCCGGAAATCTCTGCATTTACCAATCAATATGTTTATCAAAATCAAGTAGGCGACCATGAAAGTGTCAAAAAAAGCAGAAATCAGCTTGTAATAAGAACTCCTTTTCCCAACAGAGCATCCATTTTGCTGGATGCAAGTTATACTGGCGAGCATTGTATAAAAGAAAGGACGTCGCATTCCAAGTTTAATTTGTGGCATCTGCTGCTTTCATTTCAAAGCATCCACGAATCCTATCTCTCTGGTGTAAGATCAATCGGCTATGTGACACCATACCGGGCACAGGCTTCTCTGATGCAGCAGCTTTTAGGTGATTTATATGAAGAAGAACTCCTGAATGCAGATATTCTTGCAGCAACCGTCCATAAATTTCAGGGCAGCGAGCGGGATGTGATGATTTTTGACAGTGTTGACAGTTTTCCGGAGAATCGTGCCGGAATGCTGACTGCGGGTAAGGACAGTGAAAGACTTATCAATGTTGCCATTACAAGGACTAAGGGAAAATTCATACATGTCAGCAATACAGACTTTATCCGTAAAAACGTATACCGCAGCAAAGCACTCAGACAGCTAGTGGATCATCAGGAGAAAAATCATCAGTCCGTCACTCATCAGCATATTGGAAAATGGATTCAGCACCATCATCCAAAATTGAAATGGATGCACGCTCTAAAACAGGAACCACTATTTGAAGACATCTGTTCTGCCAAGCGACGGATCATTCTTTCACTGCCGAAATCTATGAGTCTTGAAAAGGATTTGACCAATGTCCTGAAGAATGCTGGGCATGGAATCACTCTTTCGGTTATATCTGACAGTAAGCCGGTGTTTAAATGTACTTGGATTCAAGAAAATCTGCCATTCCCATTTGTTATCATTGATGACCAAATATTATGGCTCGGACAGCCATTTGAAGGAGCAAACAGAGTGCAGCCTCCGTATGTAGCTGCGAGGCTGTATTCCCCAAAAACCGTTCAGCATTTTCTGACACAGCTCTCCTTTTCATAA
- a CDS encoding MFS transporter, translating into MENAASLKKPVSKPSPTIYNILFIIGLCHLLNDSIQSVIPAMFPILENTMGLTFTQLGLIAFTLNMVSSVLQPVVGWYTDKKPMPYALPIGLTSSLIGIVGLSFAPSFSMILLSVFFIGLGSAVFHPEGSRVAYLAAGERRGLAQSIYQVGGNTGSSSAPLITALILVPFGQFGAIWFTIAAALAVIFLIYIANWYTLKLSDIRREEKKNGTKKKEVKLTKAIFSALAVIVFLVFARSWYGSAISNFYTFYVIEKYDLSIAQSQVYIFIFLVMGALGTFAGGPLADRFGKRTIILYSLLATAPFALILPFAGPIAAYPLIAAIGFILSSSFSVTVVYAQELIPGKIGTMSGLTVGLAFGMGAIGSVALGSLIDAFGLTSVMTGIACLPILGALAYLLPTDQTLKEWQQ; encoded by the coding sequence ATGGAAAACGCAGCTTCATTAAAAAAACCGGTTTCAAAACCGTCTCCGACTATTTACAACATCCTTTTCATCATTGGTTTATGTCATTTATTAAACGATTCAATTCAATCCGTTATCCCTGCGATGTTTCCGATTCTTGAAAATACGATGGGGCTCACGTTTACCCAGCTTGGCCTTATTGCCTTTACGCTCAATATGGTTTCCTCTGTCCTGCAGCCGGTTGTCGGCTGGTATACAGATAAAAAACCAATGCCCTATGCCCTGCCTATCGGGCTTACGAGCAGCTTAATCGGAATTGTCGGCCTTTCATTTGCTCCTTCTTTTTCAATGATCTTATTAAGTGTCTTTTTCATTGGACTAGGTTCTGCGGTCTTTCATCCTGAAGGGTCAAGAGTGGCATATTTAGCAGCTGGAGAAAGACGCGGCCTCGCGCAGTCAATTTATCAAGTCGGAGGAAATACAGGATCTTCATCTGCTCCGCTGATTACAGCGCTCATTCTCGTTCCATTCGGGCAGTTTGGCGCGATTTGGTTCACTATTGCAGCAGCTCTTGCAGTTATTTTCCTTATTTATATAGCAAACTGGTACACATTAAAACTTTCAGATATTAGAAGAGAAGAAAAGAAAAATGGCACTAAGAAAAAAGAGGTAAAACTGACGAAAGCCATTTTTTCTGCATTAGCCGTTATCGTATTTCTCGTTTTTGCACGTTCATGGTATGGAAGTGCCATTTCAAATTTTTACACGTTCTATGTGATTGAAAAGTATGATTTAAGTATTGCCCAGTCACAGGTTTATATCTTTATCTTTCTTGTCATGGGTGCACTTGGAACCTTTGCAGGGGGGCCTTTGGCAGACCGTTTCGGCAAACGTACGATTATCCTTTATTCCCTGCTTGCTACAGCGCCTTTTGCCCTCATTTTGCCGTTTGCAGGTCCAATAGCGGCATATCCGCTGATCGCTGCAATTGGTTTTATATTAAGTTCAAGCTTTTCTGTAACTGTTGTTTATGCCCAAGAGCTCATTCCGGGAAAGATTGGCACAATGTCCGGTTTGACAGTCGGGCTCGCATTTGGAATGGGGGCAATTGGTTCTGTTGCTTTAGGCTCATTGATTGACGCTTTTGGATTAACATCTGTAATGACAGGCATCGCTTGTCTGCCGATTTTAGGAGCACTTGCTTACCTGCTCCCCACAGATCAAACCTTAAAAGAGTGGCAGCAATAA
- a CDS encoding TetR/AcrR family transcriptional regulator, giving the protein MKQFERRVRSEKALLEAASALIKEVGCAKTTLSEIMERTGLSKGAIYHYIKSKDELFAKVLEARIHETNEKFFEKMGKSKEDMTDPIDVLSESFEAINHPKDVVNQILLYFIGRNEQKKAKEALREFDQWMFEFSKLWIVSGQKNGVISEQIDANQTAELFVLMSSGFRMRNVHSGSNYEFNTCQFTAMMKDLFRKDPVLLK; this is encoded by the coding sequence ATGAAGCAATTTGAAAGAAGAGTGCGCTCAGAGAAGGCATTGCTTGAAGCTGCATCTGCATTGATTAAGGAAGTGGGCTGCGCCAAAACCACCCTTTCAGAAATCATGGAGAGAACAGGCCTGTCAAAGGGAGCCATCTATCATTATATTAAAAGCAAAGATGAGCTATTCGCTAAAGTGCTTGAAGCGAGGATTCATGAAACAAATGAAAAATTCTTTGAAAAAATGGGGAAGAGCAAAGAGGATATGACGGACCCTATCGATGTTTTATCAGAGAGTTTCGAAGCAATCAATCATCCAAAAGATGTCGTGAATCAAATCCTGTTATACTTTATCGGCAGGAATGAACAAAAAAAAGCAAAGGAAGCTCTCCGTGAATTTGATCAATGGATGTTTGAGTTTTCAAAGCTCTGGATTGTATCAGGTCAAAAGAACGGAGTGATCAGCGAGCAGATTGATGCCAATCAGACAGCTGAACTTTTTGTCCTGATGTCTTCAGGGTTTAGAATGAGAAACGTCCACAGCGGATCAAATTATGAGTTTAATACCTGTCAGTTTACAGCTATGATGAAGGATTTGTTTAGGAAAGACCCTGTTCTTTTGAAATAA
- a CDS encoding iron-containing alcohol dehydrogenase, with protein MKKFRRSGLGKKIANNVFQMYSRKWEIFQIERNKPAQSFWRKVIEEYTAGDYTERMVNEPCHSNFLFQRTGGSFVKTFRSPNKIVTGEGSIQNLLHLINEYHASKVFIFADPILIQLGVLSPIEQTLEENKIQIECYTEIQPEPQVSIGDGAVKALRNSGADLVIGIGGGSCLDIAKAASVLAKNEGTIADFLNLSGTKILSERGLPKIMIPTTSGTGAEMTDIAVFSLEETKDVITHDYLLADAVIIDPELTYSLPPRVTAASGIDALTHAIESFLSINATVITDTLALEAIEKIASSIGTAVWQGANREARSSMSWGSMLAGLSFFNAGVAGVHALAYPLGGLFKVSHGESNAVLLPYVLDYILPSCLHKMTILASSLGIERNGKSDREFAQSAVLEIRNLMEDVGLPHTLQEYGITEEDIEKLAAGGIKQTRLLARSPRAFQLKDVKQVYHAALYGTLKAEGVMKHVPYNN; from the coding sequence ATGAAAAAATTTCGGCGATCAGGTCTCGGTAAAAAAATTGCCAACAATGTTTTTCAGATGTATAGCAGGAAATGGGAAATATTTCAAATTGAAAGGAATAAACCTGCTCAAAGCTTTTGGAGAAAGGTAATTGAAGAATATACAGCAGGGGATTATACAGAGCGTATGGTAAATGAACCGTGTCATTCAAACTTTTTGTTCCAAAGAACTGGAGGGAGCTTTGTGAAAACGTTCAGATCACCCAATAAAATTGTAACTGGTGAAGGATCTATTCAAAATCTTCTTCACCTTATTAATGAATATCACGCTTCTAAAGTTTTTATTTTTGCCGATCCAATTTTAATCCAACTTGGAGTTCTTTCTCCAATCGAACAGACGCTTGAAGAAAATAAAATCCAAATCGAATGCTATACAGAAATTCAGCCTGAACCGCAAGTTTCTATTGGTGATGGTGCAGTCAAAGCTCTCAGGAACTCAGGAGCTGATCTTGTCATTGGCATAGGCGGCGGCAGCTGTCTTGATATAGCTAAAGCTGCATCCGTTCTTGCAAAAAATGAAGGCACAATTGCGGATTTTTTAAATTTATCAGGAACAAAAATACTGTCAGAACGGGGATTGCCTAAAATCATGATCCCGACAACATCAGGCACCGGTGCAGAAATGACGGATATAGCCGTTTTTTCATTAGAAGAAACAAAGGATGTCATTACTCATGACTATTTGCTAGCAGATGCCGTCATCATAGATCCGGAATTAACTTATTCTCTGCCGCCGCGAGTAACGGCTGCAAGCGGGATTGATGCACTGACACATGCGATTGAATCCTTTTTATCCATTAATGCCACGGTTATTACAGATACTCTGGCATTAGAAGCAATAGAAAAAATTGCTTCTAGTATCGGCACAGCAGTCTGGCAGGGCGCAAACCGCGAAGCCCGGAGCAGTATGTCATGGGGAAGTATGCTTGCGGGACTCAGTTTTTTTAATGCGGGTGTCGCCGGTGTACATGCTTTAGCTTACCCGCTAGGGGGCTTATTTAAAGTTTCACATGGAGAATCAAATGCTGTGCTGCTTCCATATGTCCTTGACTATATTTTGCCGTCCTGCTTACATAAAATGACGATTCTTGCTTCTTCGCTGGGTATTGAGAGAAACGGCAAAAGCGATCGTGAGTTCGCGCAGTCAGCCGTTTTAGAAATTAGAAATCTGATGGAAGATGTTGGCCTGCCCCATACTCTTCAAGAATATGGCATTACTGAAGAGGATATTGAAAAATTAGCGGCGGGCGGCATCAAGCAAACAAGACTGCTTGCAAGAAGTCCAAGAGCCTTTCAGCTCAAGGATGTGAAACAAGTCTACCATGCAGCCCTATACGGAACGTTAAAGGCAGAGGGAGTGATGAAGCATGTTCCATACAACAATTGA
- a CDS encoding aspartate kinase: protein MKVVKFGGSSLASGNQVKKVFDIVTSDPDRKVVVVSAPGKRYAEDRKVTDLLIELGERSLRGERAPEYLTAVIARYSQVAEELKLPAEIVSKIENDLIELLDADKTRQDRYIDAIKASGEDSNAKLIAEYFKSRGIEASYINPKDAGLFVEETCGTAQVLKKSYENLKALRELPGILIFPGFFGYNEAGEVVTFSRSGSDITGSILANGTGADLYENFTDVDAVYSVNPNVVPNPKEIRELTYREMRELSYAGFSVFHDEALIPAFEAGIPVHIKNTNNPEAAGTRIVNERKNTNGPVIGIASDDDFCSIYVNRYLMNKEIGFGRKLLSILEDFGLTYEHSPSGIDDLSIILRQKQMNAETEELILERIRTDLKPDEVTVEHNLSLIMMVGEGMRHNIGTAARASKALAEAGVNIEMINQGSSEVSMMFGVKEAQEKKAVQALYEEFFVSVYA, encoded by the coding sequence ATGAAAGTGGTTAAGTTTGGAGGAAGTTCGTTAGCATCGGGAAATCAGGTTAAAAAGGTATTTGATATCGTCACATCTGACCCTGATCGAAAAGTGGTCGTTGTGTCAGCGCCCGGCAAACGGTATGCAGAAGATCGCAAGGTGACGGATCTTTTAATTGAACTTGGCGAAAGGTCTTTGCGAGGGGAAAGAGCACCCGAATATTTGACTGCTGTTATTGCCCGGTATTCTCAAGTGGCAGAAGAGCTGAAATTGCCGGCTGAAATCGTTTCCAAAATCGAAAATGATCTTATTGAACTGCTTGATGCAGATAAGACTCGGCAAGACCGATACATAGACGCAATAAAAGCAAGCGGAGAAGACAGCAATGCAAAGCTGATTGCTGAATATTTTAAAAGCAGAGGCATTGAAGCATCTTATATAAATCCAAAAGATGCAGGGCTGTTTGTAGAAGAAACTTGCGGAACAGCACAAGTTCTGAAAAAATCTTACGAAAATCTGAAAGCTTTAAGGGAACTTCCCGGCATTCTTATTTTTCCAGGATTCTTTGGCTACAACGAAGCAGGAGAAGTTGTGACGTTTTCGCGAAGCGGCTCAGATATTACCGGATCCATCCTTGCAAATGGAACAGGAGCAGACCTATACGAAAATTTCACGGATGTGGATGCGGTTTATTCAGTTAATCCTAATGTGGTTCCAAATCCAAAAGAAATCCGCGAGCTTACCTACCGGGAAATGCGTGAGCTTTCTTATGCCGGATTCTCTGTTTTTCACGATGAAGCGCTGATTCCTGCTTTTGAGGCCGGTATTCCTGTTCACATTAAGAATACAAATAATCCGGAAGCTGCAGGCACCAGAATTGTGAACGAAAGAAAAAATACGAATGGACCTGTTATCGGCATTGCCAGCGATGATGATTTCTGCAGTATCTATGTAAATAGATATTTAATGAATAAAGAAATTGGATTCGGACGAAAATTGCTCTCAATTTTAGAGGATTTCGGGTTAACCTATGAGCACAGTCCATCTGGAATCGATGATCTAAGCATTATTCTGAGGCAAAAACAAATGAATGCTGAGACTGAAGAGCTTATTTTAGAGCGGATCCGCACAGACCTGAAGCCGGATGAGGTGACAGTGGAACATAATCTGTCTCTAATTATGATGGTGGGGGAAGGCATGCGCCATAATATCGGCACAGCAGCCCGTGCTTCAAAAGCTCTCGCAGAAGCAGGCGTCAATATCGAAATGATCAACCAGGGATCATCAGAAGTCAGCATGATGTTTGGTGTAAAAGAAGCTCAGGAAAAAAAAGCTGTTCAGGCACTTTATGAGGAATTTTTTGTAAGCGTTTATGCATAA
- a CDS encoding 3-hydroxyacyl-CoA dehydrogenase family protein, whose amino-acid sequence MIKKVAVIGSGTMGHGIAQLFAAAHCPVTIYDLRAELLTKARRMIIQNLEVMKKESYINSDEQKATLEMLSYSTDLSEAVHDADLIIEAIPEVLEFKLQLFKLLEPMISSTAIVASNTSTFPITKLAEECPFSERLLITHFFNPAHLVKLVEVVKHEHTLPWAVEEVSHLLKAAGKKVVILNKDIPGFIANRLQAAVVREAFYLLEEGIADADDIDKVMSEGPGMRWALNGPLRIADMGGLDIWEKVTGNLFPELDCSTEAPRFIVESVKQGNLGSKTGKGIYEYSGTGEGNLDIRDKQLIHLLKM is encoded by the coding sequence TTGATTAAGAAGGTTGCTGTTATTGGATCTGGAACAATGGGGCACGGCATTGCCCAGTTATTTGCTGCTGCTCACTGTCCGGTGACGATTTATGATTTAAGAGCAGAATTATTAACGAAAGCTCGACGAATGATTATTCAGAATTTAGAGGTAATGAAAAAGGAATCTTACATAAACAGTGATGAACAAAAAGCAACGCTGGAAATGCTCTCTTATTCAACGGACCTTAGCGAAGCTGTTCATGACGCTGATCTGATTATTGAAGCAATTCCTGAGGTGCTTGAGTTTAAGCTGCAGTTATTTAAATTGCTCGAACCGATGATAAGTTCAACTGCAATTGTCGCATCCAACACTTCTACATTTCCGATTACAAAACTTGCTGAAGAGTGCCCTTTTTCTGAGCGCTTGCTCATCACCCATTTCTTTAATCCTGCTCATTTAGTCAAACTGGTTGAAGTAGTTAAACATGAGCACACTCTGCCATGGGCAGTAGAAGAAGTTAGCCATCTTTTAAAAGCTGCAGGCAAGAAAGTTGTCATTCTTAATAAGGACATTCCGGGTTTTATTGCGAACCGCCTGCAGGCTGCAGTAGTCAGGGAAGCTTTTTATCTGCTTGAAGAAGGCATCGCGGATGCAGATGACATTGATAAGGTCATGTCTGAAGGACCCGGCATGAGATGGGCCTTGAACGGACCTCTGCGGATTGCAGACATGGGAGGGCTTGATATTTGGGAAAAGGTAACCGGAAATTTGTTCCCGGAACTCGACTGCAGCACGGAAGCTCCGCGGTTTATTGTGGAAAGCGTCAAGCAGGGGAATCTGGGTTCAAAAACCGGCAAGGGTATTTATGAATATAGCGGCACAGGAGAAGGGAACTTAGACATCAGGGATAAACAGCTGATTCACTTGCTTAAAATGTAA
- a CDS encoding 3D domain-containing protein, with protein MRFSMRMIAALSVGFVTLSSYNTALAQTNQDTLHKAEKQLDQNQEVLNQKEKQKQAVHTAVQKMENELQNMEALVVKNEKEYASIQEKIKKTNQLIDEKKIEIVALQDKVLSREEIMHARLVALQENDHADIVIHTLVNAESVSNLFERIGAVATLLNADNDILEQQQADLKKIEEDKKEIDRQEVLLTEQKQTLASSGAKLEEAMLNRQKKMTALQAEYQKISTEVTLAEQEKSALQAQMKSIEASIKKEQEAAIARAASIAAAKKKEQAALLAEANARAEAAKAKEAAIAKAAAVKKKEAAAAKPVSAGKPAANEPPKEEKDESKIFYVTATAYSHEDTASDYTAIGINIKENPNMKLIAVDPKIIPLGKKVWVEGYGVAIAGDTGGAIVNHKIDVLMPTSAEARKWGRKTVKVEVLD; from the coding sequence ATGAGATTTTCAATGCGTATGATTGCCGCGCTTTCTGTTGGTTTTGTTACTCTATCAAGCTATAACACTGCCCTAGCGCAAACGAATCAGGACACCTTGCATAAAGCTGAGAAGCAGCTTGACCAAAATCAGGAAGTGCTGAATCAAAAAGAAAAACAAAAGCAAGCAGTACATACCGCTGTACAGAAAATGGAAAACGAACTTCAGAACATGGAAGCTCTTGTTGTAAAAAATGAAAAAGAATACGCCTCCATTCAAGAAAAGATTAAAAAGACAAATCAATTAATCGATGAAAAGAAAATAGAAATTGTTGCACTTCAGGACAAGGTATTAAGCCGTGAGGAAATCATGCATGCAAGGCTTGTAGCCCTTCAGGAGAATGATCACGCTGATATTGTCATTCATACATTAGTTAATGCGGAAAGTGTTTCGAACTTATTTGAGAGAATTGGAGCAGTTGCCACTCTCCTAAATGCTGATAATGACATTTTAGAGCAGCAGCAGGCTGATTTAAAGAAAATCGAAGAAGATAAAAAAGAGATTGACAGACAAGAGGTTCTGCTGACTGAACAGAAGCAAACATTAGCATCAAGCGGTGCCAAGCTTGAAGAAGCAATGCTGAACAGACAAAAGAAAATGACTGCCCTTCAAGCTGAATATCAAAAAATTTCAACAGAAGTGACCCTTGCTGAACAGGAAAAATCAGCTCTACAGGCTCAAATGAAATCAATTGAAGCAAGCATTAAAAAAGAACAGGAAGCGGCAATTGCACGGGCCGCAAGTATTGCCGCAGCGAAAAAGAAAGAGCAGGCAGCTCTTCTTGCTGAAGCTAACGCCCGTGCAGAAGCGGCAAAAGCAAAGGAAGCGGCAATTGCCAAAGCTGCAGCAGTGAAAAAGAAAGAAGCTGCAGCAGCCAAACCTGTATCTGCTGGTAAACCCGCTGCCAACGAGCCTCCAAAAGAAGAAAAAGATGAAAGCAAAATCTTCTATGTAACTGCTACTGCTTACAGCCATGAAGATACGGCCAGCGACTATACGGCCATTGGAATAAATATTAAAGAAAATCCAAATATGAAACTCATTGCTGTTGATCCAAAAATCATTCCTCTGGGCAAGAAAGTCTGGGTTGAAGGTTATGGAGTTGCTATTGCAGGTGATACAGGCGGTGCAATCGTCAATCATAAAATAGATGTTTTGATGCCTACTAGTGCAGAAGCCAGGAAATGGGGCCGTAAAACGGTAAAAGTCGAAGTATTAGATTAA